The proteins below are encoded in one region of Candidatus Lernaella stagnicola:
- a CDS encoding glycoside hydrolase family 43 protein produces the protein MKAMRLFVFVCGCLLATVAPGWAGVAPPFDLPNNDAAADPMVLQVDGVYYLYVTTSWDEFETWTSTDLLTWEYGGVIFSAGEAGAWNDGKLWAPEVHTDGEQFYLYYSANMHIGVAVSQSPAGPFVDVYDHPFVGDGYGGVQGLAIDGHVFLDEDGRRYFYYAGYAPFSVVRGVEMTSMTTLAEADHPILVEPGIFNWELFVTEAPWMVKHDGGYYLMYSGYGADRPDYAIGYATAGGPLGDFVEYALNPIFHRDDAAGIYGPGHHCVVEDPGGRAKVIYHTKQEAAIGWDREIRAADLCFTAGGRLYVGLDGCTESDLPADDDDDTTGGDDDSFPIDGEDSMRGVVDEDDDDCCGAA, from the coding sequence ATGAAAGCCATGCGCCTGTTTGTCTTTGTTTGCGGATGTCTGCTTGCCACGGTCGCGCCGGGTTGGGCCGGGGTGGCGCCGCCCTTCGATTTGCCGAACAACGACGCCGCGGCCGATCCGATGGTGCTGCAGGTGGACGGCGTCTACTACCTTTACGTCACGACGAGTTGGGACGAATTCGAAACGTGGACCAGCACCGATTTGCTGACCTGGGAATACGGCGGTGTGATCTTTAGCGCCGGGGAAGCTGGCGCCTGGAACGACGGCAAGTTGTGGGCGCCGGAAGTGCACACCGACGGCGAACAATTCTACCTCTACTATTCGGCGAACATGCATATCGGCGTCGCGGTGAGCCAAAGCCCCGCCGGGCCCTTCGTCGATGTTTACGATCACCCCTTCGTCGGTGACGGCTACGGCGGCGTGCAAGGCTTGGCGATCGACGGGCACGTATTTCTCGACGAGGACGGCCGGCGCTATTTCTACTACGCGGGATACGCGCCGTTCTCGGTGGTGCGCGGCGTGGAAATGACGAGCATGACAACCCTGGCCGAGGCCGATCACCCGATTCTGGTCGAGCCGGGGATTTTCAATTGGGAGCTGTTTGTCACCGAAGCGCCGTGGATGGTCAAGCACGACGGCGGGTATTACCTCATGTACAGCGGCTACGGCGCCGACCGGCCCGATTACGCCATTGGGTACGCGACGGCGGGCGGGCCGCTGGGCGATTTCGTCGAGTACGCTCTCAACCCGATCTTTCACCGCGACGACGCGGCGGGCATCTATGGTCCCGGGCATCATTGCGTGGTCGAGGATCCGGGCGGTCGGGCGAAAGTCATCTATCACACCAAGCAGGAGGCGGCGATCGGTTGGGATCGGGAGATTCGCGCCGCCGACTTGTGCTTCACCGCAGGCGGGCGTTTGTACGTGGGACTCGACGGTTGCACGGAAAGCGACCTGCCGGCGGACGACGATGACGACACGACCGGGGGCGACGACGATTCGTTCCCCATCGATGGTGAAGATTCGATGCGCGGGGTCGTGGATGAGGATGATGATGACTGTTGCGGCGCCGCGTGA
- a CDS encoding metallophosphoesterase family protein, producing MIKQLFLSILFVLMVVLAVGLVACDDDDDDDNDVTDDDDNNDDNDHNDDNDDNDTVDDDDDDDNDTVDDDDDTVDDDDDDDDDDDTPSIQDCEPYGYGEAPNIIRGPYLQHVTRNSMRIVWETDAPGNSIVRFGPTEDLGYYQCDLEEKTHHEIRVAKLSPDTRYHYVVRSHGAEAEMSTLNTAVEADTPFTFAILGDNRSDPVTYREVVEGIIETAPNFVFNVGDIVADGWQFDHYDAQFFGPAADLMADTPVYVSIGNHESESIYYYHLLSLPGGESFYTFNYGDARFISLNTNRLYVQGSKQYRWFEEQLQRANDDGVEWIFVFSHHPAWSEGWDSPGYRGEILMRMSVVPLMEQYGVDVFFAGHTHDYERGEKNGVVHIITGGGGSALDQQFYDFDHITVYETRYHFIKADIVGKTASFEAMDPDGTVFDTWVMTH from the coding sequence GTGATAAAGCAACTTTTTCTATCGATTCTCTTCGTGTTGATGGTCGTCTTGGCCGTAGGCCTCGTGGCCTGTGATGATGACGACGATGATGACAACGACGTCACCGACGACGACGATAACAACGACGACAATGACCATAACGACGATAACGACGACAACGACACCGTCGATGACGACGATGACGACGATAACGACACCGTCGATGACGACGACGACACCGTCGATGACGACGATGACGACGATGACGACGACGACACGCCGTCCATTCAAGATTGCGAACCCTACGGATACGGCGAGGCTCCGAACATCATCCGCGGGCCCTACTTGCAGCACGTGACGCGCAATTCCATGCGTATCGTCTGGGAGACCGACGCGCCGGGTAATAGCATCGTCCGCTTCGGGCCGACCGAGGACCTGGGTTACTACCAGTGCGATCTGGAAGAAAAAACCCATCACGAAATCCGCGTCGCCAAGCTCTCACCCGACACGCGTTACCATTACGTCGTGCGTTCCCACGGTGCCGAAGCCGAGATGAGCACTTTGAACACCGCGGTCGAAGCCGACACGCCCTTTACCTTCGCGATCCTCGGTGACAACCGTTCGGACCCGGTTACCTACCGGGAAGTTGTGGAGGGCATCATCGAAACGGCGCCGAACTTCGTTTTCAACGTAGGCGATATCGTGGCCGATGGTTGGCAGTTCGACCACTATGACGCTCAGTTTTTCGGACCGGCCGCCGACTTGATGGCCGACACGCCGGTGTACGTCTCGATCGGCAACCACGAGAGCGAGTCCATCTACTACTATCACCTACTCTCACTACCGGGCGGGGAGAGCTTCTATACTTTCAACTACGGCGACGCCCGCTTCATTTCGCTGAACACGAACCGCCTGTATGTGCAAGGCAGTAAGCAGTACCGCTGGTTCGAAGAACAATTGCAGCGGGCCAACGATGACGGCGTGGAGTGGATTTTTGTCTTCTCACACCATCCGGCGTGGTCCGAAGGGTGGGACAGCCCCGGCTATCGCGGCGAAATTCTCATGCGGATGTCGGTCGTACCGCTCATGGAACAGTATGGCGTCGATGTCTTCTTCGCGGGCCACACACACGATTACGAACGCGGCGAGAAAAACGGCGTCGTGCACATTATCACCGGCGGCGGCGGCTCGGCGCTTGATCAGCAGTTCTACGACTTCGACCACATCACCGTGTACGAAACGCGGTACCACTTCATTAAGGCCGATATCGTCGGCAAGACGGCTTCCTTCGAGGCCATGGACCCCGACGGCACCGTGTTCGACACTTGGGTGATGACGCACTGA
- a CDS encoding calcium/sodium antiporter, whose protein sequence is MLIQFGIFIGGLIALALGAEILVYGGLKIARVFKLSPLLVGLTILAYGTSLPELVVSVLAAVKGSAPIALGNAVGSNLLNTGLILGIAALIFPLAATPSLFRRDLPLHLLVVVLFGLLAFDGRIDLYDGTLFLLAMCSYLSLTVWNGLRHPEDVPELPEGETKPKESWWIAVILIFAGSVGLFFGANWMVDAAINIARELNIAERVIGTTIVALGTSLPELATTIAAARRNESSLVLGNLIGSNIFNLLLIVGTAGVIAPFSFNEADARVDFLFLIANAVMLFCLFRFREPRTMERPAGSLLIIVYALFLALLFFRI, encoded by the coding sequence TTGCTAATACAGTTCGGCATTTTCATCGGTGGATTGATCGCCCTGGCTCTCGGTGCCGAGATCCTCGTCTATGGCGGCTTGAAAATCGCCCGCGTTTTCAAGCTATCGCCCTTGCTGGTGGGCTTGACGATTCTCGCCTACGGCACCTCGTTGCCGGAACTGGTCGTATCCGTGCTCGCCGCCGTCAAAGGGTCGGCGCCGATCGCGTTGGGCAACGCCGTGGGGTCCAACCTGCTCAACACCGGCTTGATTTTGGGCATCGCCGCTCTGATCTTCCCGCTGGCCGCCACGCCCAGTCTCTTTCGCCGCGACCTGCCCTTGCACCTGTTGGTGGTCGTACTTTTCGGCCTTCTGGCCTTCGACGGCCGCATTGATCTCTACGACGGAACGCTTTTCCTGCTCGCGATGTGTTCCTATCTCAGCCTCACGGTGTGGAACGGCTTGCGCCATCCCGAGGACGTGCCCGAGTTGCCCGAAGGCGAAACGAAGCCGAAAGAATCCTGGTGGATCGCCGTGATTCTCATCTTCGCTGGTAGCGTGGGCCTCTTTTTCGGCGCCAACTGGATGGTCGACGCGGCGATCAACATCGCCCGCGAACTTAACATCGCCGAGCGCGTCATCGGCACCACGATCGTCGCCCTCGGTACCAGCCTGCCCGAATTGGCCACAACCATTGCCGCGGCGCGGCGCAACGAAAGCAGCCTGGTGCTGGGCAACCTGATCGGTTCGAACATTTTCAATTTGCTGCTGATCGTCGGCACGGCGGGCGTCATCGCTCCGTTTTCGTTCAACGAGGCGGACGCCCGCGTCGACTTCCTGTTCCTAATCGCCAATGCCGTGATGCTTTTTTGCCTGTTTAGATTCCGCGAGCCGCGAACGATGGAACGACCGGCCGGTTCGTTGTTGATCATTGTCTATGCCTTATTCCTCGCACTCCTGTTCTTCCGTATTTAA
- the sppA gene encoding signal peptide peptidase SppA, whose protein sequence is MKRSAFLIAALLTLLLFSVGCFSGNELNLLPDQNQPLSTRLVRAPASKSTDDRILILDIEGVLVEYGRPGWLRDKEPTTAIVRRKLEKAERDERVKAVVLRVNSPGGTVTASDIIYRELLRFQQKTKIPIVASFMGVAASGGYYVSCPADTIVAHPTSITGSIGVIMHSFGFHGLFEKIGVESRVIKAGSMKDVGNPFDEMTPEEREVLQKIVDNAYARFVDVVDKGRPNLTREQVLKLADGRVLHAQDAKKLGLVDQIGDLEDAIEEAKRLAKISDAGVILYSTSKRPEQNIYSLTRAETPEIGADLSVIDYEKLMDLAQPRLMYMWMGF, encoded by the coding sequence ATGAAACGAAGCGCATTTCTTATCGCCGCCCTGCTCACGCTGCTCCTGTTCTCTGTCGGATGCTTTTCGGGCAATGAATTGAACTTACTGCCCGACCAGAACCAGCCGCTTTCTACGCGTCTGGTGCGTGCACCGGCAAGCAAGAGCACCGACGACCGCATACTCATTCTCGATATCGAGGGTGTCTTGGTCGAATACGGCCGACCCGGCTGGCTGCGTGATAAGGAACCAACCACCGCCATCGTCCGGCGCAAGCTGGAGAAAGCCGAACGCGACGAACGCGTCAAGGCGGTTGTCCTGCGTGTCAATTCGCCCGGCGGCACCGTGACGGCCTCGGATATCATCTACCGCGAGTTGTTGCGATTCCAACAAAAGACGAAAATTCCCATCGTGGCTTCTTTCATGGGCGTGGCGGCATCGGGCGGGTATTACGTTAGTTGTCCCGCCGACACCATTGTCGCCCATCCCACGAGTATCACCGGAAGTATCGGTGTGATCATGCACTCGTTCGGCTTCCACGGCCTATTCGAAAAAATCGGGGTGGAAAGCCGCGTGATCAAAGCCGGCTCGATGAAGGACGTGGGCAATCCCTTTGACGAAATGACCCCCGAAGAACGCGAAGTGCTGCAGAAAATCGTCGACAACGCCTACGCGCGTTTCGTCGATGTCGTGGACAAGGGCCGACCGAATCTCACGCGCGAACAAGTGTTGAAACTCGCCGACGGCCGCGTGCTCCACGCCCAAGATGCGAAGAAGCTCGGCCTCGTCGACCAAATCGGCGACCTGGAAGACGCCATCGAAGAGGCTAAGCGCTTGGCGAAAATTAGCGACGCGGGTGTCATCTTGTACTCGACGAGCAAACGGCCGGAGCAAAACATCTACAGCCTCACCCGGGCCGAAACTCCGGAAATCGGGGCCGATCTTTCCGTGATTGATTACGAGAAGCTCATGGACCTGGCGCAGCCGCGCTTGATGTACATGTGGATGGGCTTCTGA